The DNA sequence aacaacaaaacctCAGCTAGCTACATTCTATTATTGATCGGTTCGAATAGTTGTTCGAATAATTTTTGAAAGAATATTGTTGCTACCCCCTACCTTTGGATCAAAGGGCTAGAGGCTAGGATGAATATGTGTGGGGATCGATCTTGTCCAACAGGTCAACTTACAAATTAAGTTATCTACTTGGTTgcaatcaaagaacagcaacaTTCGATGTAGAGTTGGTCTTATGAGAAAAATTTGTACTATCAATTTGCCTTCCATAGTCAATAATTGCTTATTTGCTTATAAGAGGAGGGGCTACAAACACGGGCCAAACAATTGCCTTCATTGAATTCTTCACGTGCCATGGTCTACATGATGAATAAGAATAAGaataattcttaggttcactgGTGAACAAACATGTTCACCTCATTgtcaattaatttaattttactTAACAAATTTATAATCTAACGGTCTAtatatatcttaaattagcttttaaagatcatctttgtaaaaaatcaatcgaatcggaaatcatttaattatctaattgaatcaaacaaatggacgGTTTTAACAACACTTACCGTTGTTATGataaaccgtccatgtatttcatagaaatgaataactaaaaggtctttaatttgattgattttttacagagctaatctctgtattacattatacaacatgaatggttggattagaaaattataaagttattatgcgttaacCACAAAAGATGGTGAATATGCTAATTCACCTAAAGGGTGAACCTGAGAATTGTTCGATGAATAATTACTGGACCATCTATTTTTTCGTCAGCCATCTTAGTGTTTATGAATGGTTTTACACAATTATCATAAACATATATAGATGATCGAAAAACAAAATATTCTTCATTATGATTGAGAATTTTTccgtccctttttttttttttcctgaattaGTCATTTTGAGTGTCTAGTCTTAGCTTAATTTTcgtcttccttttcttttcttttctattagtTTCATTGCTAGAAATTAATACAGCCATTTGCTTCCGTGAAATGATCCGGCGCAAAGAGAATTTTCggcttttcttttgcttttttcttttcttttttaaagatGCCAAATGAATGAACATTGGCAACCAGATGTTATtatattctttaatttcttGGGTTATTTTTGGTAAAGAATTGTATACTTTCTTTAGTTACCAGCTACTTTGGGGTTAGTTCTCTGCATGCATGTGAATTTATTCTCACCCCAAAATAGCACAAAACTAGGTTCCCTGCAAACAAGGATTAACAACTCGCCACAATCTATTTTTAACAAATTTCAAACTACCTTTAGGCTTCTTTAAATTATAAAGAGAGATGGGGAGGAAAAGCAGGTTGCAAAAGAGCTAAAGAGCTCATAAAACATAAGCCATTGGAGACACTCAACTCTTCAATGGCAGCCTTACACATCAAGCTTTTTTGCATCCTTCCTCTCCTCTTCGCCCTTGGCATCAATGCACAATGGCGAGGGCTTCCTTTTATCCCCAATCCGCTAGTTTCACACCACGGATTGGGTTTTAATCTTGACCCCAGCAACGGGGGCCAATTTCAGTTCTTTGACCCCGAGCCCGTCACTTTCAAAGCAGCCGGCGATAAACCTAAACCCAACGCCGGGGGTGAACCCCAACCCGACGCAGGGGGTAAACCCAACGTCGGGGGTATACCCAAACGAGCGGTCATTAAAGCCGAAGATGTTAATGCTGTTCCCAACGCACAACCACAGCCGAACTTCCCTATTGGCGATAACCCGGGGGCGTGGGCGCTTGTTTCCAATGACGCCGGTGTGTCTGCCATGCATCTAAATGTGCTTCCCAACAACAAGGCCATAATGTACGATGCCTCGGATTTCCATATATCGAACATCAAATTGCCCAACAATGAATGCCTTCCCTGGAAAAATAATAAGGGCGATGCAGGAAACGATTGTTTTGCTCATGCAGTTGAATATGATCTTGACAAAAACACAGTTAGACCACTCAAGGTTTGTTTATCGATTGATCTCACATTACTTTCATGCACTAGATCACGTACATAGACTTGCACCTCAACGTTGTAcataatgattttttttctttttcaaattaatatattcatcaaaagCTCGATGTTTTCTAATGCAACAAAAAGCTAATCTCGTGATATCTGCAAACAGACTCAGTTTGATGCATGGTGCTCATCGGGAGGGATTTTGCCCGATGGTAGGTTCATCAGCACCGGTGGTTGGGTGAACGGATATAGAAGCGCTAGATATATAACCGCATGCAACGACGGCAAATGCGACTTCAAAGAGTACCAAAACGCATTTGCAGAAAATAGATGGTATATATTTCAAAATCATATCAATGCTAAAGAGCAACGGGACATTTTGTTAGAATTCATTTGTTGATTAACTTGTTATTATTAGGTATGCAACTCAGATAACGCTAGCAGACGGTAGGGTGATTgtggttggtggccggaaagcaTACAGCATCGAGTACGTGCCACCAGAGGGACAAGAAAACAAGCAATCCATCTTCCTGCCTTTCCTTGACGAGACCACCGACATGGACGAGAACAATCTCTACCCGTTCGTCCACCAATCTACCGATGGCAACGTCTTCATCTTTGCCAACGACCGCTCCGTCCTCCTCAATCCCAAAACCAACAAAGTCATCAAGGAGTTCCCCAAACTCGACGGCGGATCCCGAAACTACCCGGCCTCCGGCATGTCGGCACTGCTCCCCATCGAGCTCAATGAGCAGAACCCCCCGGTCATCCCTGTCGACGTCCTCGTCTGCGGTGGTAATAAGCGCGACGCTTTCAAAATGTCCGCACAGAAACCACCAGTCTTCATCCCTGCCTTGGACGACTGCGGACGCCTCCGGATCACCGACCCTAATCCGGTCTGGGAAAAGGAGGTCATGCCCTCAAGACGTGTCATGGGAGACATGCTAAACCTTCCCACAGGTGAGCTCTTGATGATAAACGGTGCGATGGCTGGAGCCTCAGCTTGGTGGCAAGCTGAAGAACCCAACTTTACCCCTGTGATGTACAACCCCAAATTGCCCAATGGACAACGGTTCGTCAAGATGGCACCGACAACTATTGCAAGAATGTACCACTCCACCTCGGCAGTGCTCCCTAACGGTAAAATCCTCGTGGCAGGCAGTAATACTAACCCGGGCTACGACTTCAAGGCCAAGTACCCAACTGAGGTACGGGTGGAGACCTTCACCCCACCTTACATGGATAAGGCTTTGGACATCCACAGGCCGGAAATCAACGCCCAGGCCTCCGACAACAAGCTTAAGTACGGCGCACCGTTCGGTGTCCAGTTCAAGCTGAACGAGCAAGACAAGCCTACAAAGGCtgacatcaaggtcaccgtgtACGCTGTTCCTTTCACAACACATGGCTACTCCATGAACCAGAGGCTTGTTGTTTTGGCGAACACTGAGCTCAAGGCAGAGGGAGCTGGTTTATATCGTGTCACGGCGTTGGCCCCACCAACCGGAGCGGTGGCGCCACCAGGGTCCTACCTGCTGAATGTGGTTCACCGCGGAGTGCCGAGCACGGGAATGTGGGTGACGATTAACCAGTAAAACTGTGATACATGAAAAGCTAACTCCAAGGCTCTAAGCCTGATATATTTGGTCcctgaaaaattaaaaagaggaatatttttcttaattattaATCGTCTTCTTCAATCCTTGTATGCATATATGCATTTTTGTTATAACATTTTTCTCTTCAACTATGATCGATGCACGTAGCTATGATTGCTCATACTTGTTCGATCTCTACGTCCATCCAAGATCAATATTATGTTAATACTTATATACTTCCATTTTTCTAACTATTTGTGTAGTATTTTTTGATTCTTGTGTGAAGTTTTCTTCTTCAAAGAAAAATGTAATGAGCTGGTGGCTTTCAATCTTTCGTACGTCCACATCCGAGTATTTGAAGAAatgacggaaaaaaaaaatatatatatatatatatatataattattaatAGATATTTAATTAGGATGAGTGAAATTCACAGTCCCTTTACAACCCATACTccttatttctatttttagtaacttaatttttgttttttgtaaaGTAGGGAGTGTTTTGTTGGCGAGTCATGGCATGTTGGTTAGATAGCTTAACCAACATCGTGGAGGTTATGGGTTCAAATTTCACTGACATTAGGGATGGGGTGGGGTGGTGAGTTACATTGTTATCCATAATATAAAAAAAGTAGGAGTGTGGATTTCATTCTCCTTAATTAGTGGCATCATATATAGGGTACTGGTATAGTCCCTTCAACATTTTTATATGCTTGTGAAATGTTTCCTATAACTTGACGGAAAACGATAATGTCGATTAGGTGAGAGGTTTCAGCGATCATTGAGTACTTAAAAGCGATTTCCAACCATTAATAACTGGAGATTTTAAACTCATGAGGGTGAACATAATGCCCGGCTTTTTCCTAGCCGAATTTATAGTAAAGTCAATATTTCACATCTTATGTATTATTTAAGCGTAAAAACGTATTTAAAGGCATAAAGAGAGTGATAATACAGTACTCTTTATCGACACATGCGATGCATGTGTGTAATAGTTTCTATctgtatttatatatttttttttggagaaaaaataaaaaagaaaagtaaaaatgggatGAGATGAGGAAGATTCTATGGATATAAGTGGGTTGGGAAGTTACCaaacatgttttattttttgggattgattcaaaaaaaaaaaaaaacaaaggttattatttattttattttatttattattttgctATTTATTTCACACCTACTTTGATTGACAAATTGAGTTCTCTAAATAATagtatagaaaaaaaaaaattttaaaaacccaaaaaaaataaaataatatagatAATTAAACGAGTATCCGACTTTTAGAGAGAAAAGCTAATCGTTTCGTCTCTAAATATGGCTAAACATcatttatacacacaaacacGACTAATTGTAGCATAGATCTGACTCCGTTAGACTAATGAGGACtacttttgattttgatttagcCAATAGGGACTACATTTGattgaactaatgaaacttaAACCCATAGAAATAGTAGGATTAAtacctacctctctctctcaaggGCTGCACGTCCTGCCAAGGAAGTTCATAGCTGCCCTGCCCTAGTTGGCTACTTTCATAGTTACATTAGTAGTCCTAAGCACGACTTTCTCCTTAGCTACTTCCTTGCCGCGTCCCAGCTAAGCTACAATCACACCTTAATACCCATTCCCCAATTTCTCTATGTTTTTTTGCAACATATGATAGTTACACCACTCCACTAAACAGAGTTCAACTCATTAATCAATTAGTTCTTAATTTTCAACTTTCAAATATTTGTAAGGAGCTACGTACTTGCTCTCTTTCGAAACATGTATTAAATTGGGGAGGTCAAAAACTATGACAATATCGTAGGAGCGCATATTTGAAGGGTGCGTCAAGCTATTTAAGGGCATCACGAATCTAAGACAGGACATCCCATTCTAAGTTTCAAATTGTCAACAACATAGATTGAGTAATAACACAGAGTAAGATGGCGATTCTGCGAGCTTTCTTGATAGGTTTATGCATCATTGCTTTTCGTCAAAGTTTAGTTGATGCAAAGTTTTCGAAGAGCATGTACATCACCTGGGGTCAGCAACATGCTGCAATTCAAGGCAATGGCGAAGATGTCCAACTCGTGCTCGATCAAAGTTCTGGTTAGAACTACTTACTATTTTGATTTACAGTGTGCTCCAGGTGCTTAAGGGCATTACTTTACTGACTAAAGCAAACAGAGTGTAGGCATTTTAACAGGGCTTCGATGCTGCATGTAAATACTTTGTTTAGAAATTAGTTCATCCATGACATGGCATTCGTCATGTAATGCACTAAATTTGTAACCCATGAATTAAATGCCTACTGAAAATATAAACGGTCATGCAAAGGCCAGACTTTGCCTCTAATCAGACTACACTATCGGCTGTTTTTATGCAGGATCTGCTGTTCAATCAAAGAGAGCTTTCCTATTCGGAAGCATTGAGATGCTCATTAAGTTGGTACCTAATAATTCCGCAGGCACAGTAACAGCTTTCTATGTAAGTTAACTTGAGCATGATGCAAAGTTCATCATAAAACACCATGTTTCTGTCTCAGATTCATCGTTAACTTACACAAACTATAGAAATTGATGCAAACTCCCTTTCCTTCAATGATGATTAAAAGTCAAATTAAGTCCCCTAGGGACCAACAGAATGACATGTGCTAATTTCCCGTACTTTTTACAGCTATCATCAACAGGAAGCACACATGACGAGATAGATTTTGAATTCTTAGGGAACGTTTCTGGACAACCTTACATTATACACACAAACATCTATAGACAAGGAAATGGAAGCAAAGAGCAGCAGTTTTACCTCTGGTTTGACCCAACAGCTGATTTCCACAACTACACCATACATTGGAACCCAACCACAGTTGTGTAAGAATCTTATGAGGACCTTGTTTAAGTAAACATCATCTTTCACTGTTGTACTAGAGACACATAGACATGCTTACATGCTCTGCTACCACAACCTATAAAAACACTATGGTCTCACTACCACAACCATTCCATCTCATTTCACAGTATATTTCCACTAATGCCAAAAGTCATTAACCAACTGATTCTTAACCCAATGTTCACTTGTACGATTTTAGGTGGTACATCAATGGACTGCCAATTCGTGTTTTCAGAAACTACGAAAACGAGGGGATTGCTTACCCCAGCAAGCAAGGAATGAGGGTTTACTCCAGCTTATGGAATGCAGATAACTGGGCAACCAGAGGCGGACTAGTCAAAATCGACTGGACCAGTGCCCCATTCATAGCTAGATTGCGCAACTTCAGGGCAAGGGCCTGCAAGTGGGATGGACCAAGCAGCACCACTCAATGCGCCGCCACTACCCCTGCAAACTGGTGGACATCCCCCACGCACAAACAGCTAAGCAGTGCTAAATTGGGCCAGCTTAAGTCGGTCAGAGATAACTACATGATCTACGACTACTGCAAAGACACTAAACGATTCAATGGAAAGATGCCTACTGAATGCTCCAAGCAACAGTTCTAACCTCAAGCTAGCTATCGAATGCTATTTCAACAAAAGCTAAAGATCCTGCACAGTTTTCTCAACTGCCAGTTCACAACTGAGAAATAAATGTTCTTGTGGTTTCATatgtttcaagtttcaacctTTCAATTTTTTCATTCATTCCCATTTTCTCTAATTCGTGTATTTTCAGTTTAAttaggaaaaaacaaaaaaattgctcttgaatttccctacatttcttagaGCCAAACTAGCAGGCAGCTATGAATTTTATTACATAATATGATGATGATTCAAAACCCTACTGTGTTATACAAAGCCAAATGCCCAGAACAATCAAACCCGTACCGAACAAGGCCAGGCCCAGGTGGGTCTGTTCTCCCAACAGAATTCCGAAAACGGCGGTGGCAGCAAACGTCGTCGCATTGGTGACGGGGACGGCGAGCGAGATCGGGGTGTGGCTGAGAATGGCGAAGAAAGTGGCGGAGGCGGAGAGGTTGACGGAGAAGGGAATGGTGTACTGCCAGATTGAGAGGAGCTTCAGCCATTTCTTGAGGGAAGTGATCGGCTGTGGCTGGGAGGACTTGAGGGCTTCGTCCCATAGGAGAGCGCCACGTCGCATTAGCGCGTTGGTGGCGCCCCAGACTAGGCCCACCGCGATCATCTTCTCTATGTCTCCGACCATTTGGGG is a window from the Rosa chinensis cultivar Old Blush chromosome 2, RchiOBHm-V2, whole genome shotgun sequence genome containing:
- the LOC112188966 gene encoding probable xyloglucan endotransglucosylase/hydrolase protein 26, encoding MAILRAFLIGLCIIAFRQSLVDAKFSKSMYITWGQQHAAIQGNGEDVQLVLDQSSGSAVQSKRAFLFGSIEMLIKLVPNNSAGTVTAFYLSSTGSTHDEIDFEFLGNVSGQPYIIHTNIYRQGNGSKEQQFYLWFDPTADFHNYTIHWNPTTVVWYINGLPIRVFRNYENEGIAYPSKQGMRVYSSLWNADNWATRGGLVKIDWTSAPFIARLRNFRARACKWDGPSSTTQCAATTPANWWTSPTHKQLSSAKLGQLKSVRDNYMIYDYCKDTKRFNGKMPTECSKQQF
- the LOC112188967 gene encoding transmembrane protein 234 homolog; protein product: MVGDIEKMIAVGLVWGATNALMRRGALLWDEALKSSQPQPITSLKKWLKLLSIWQYTIPFSVNLSASATFFAILSHTPISLAVPVTNATTFAATAVFGILLGEQTHLGLALFGTGLIVLGIWLCITQ
- the LOC112183523 gene encoding aldehyde oxidase GLOX1; this translates as MAALHIKLFCILPLLFALGINAQWRGLPFIPNPLVSHHGLGFNLDPSNGGQFQFFDPEPVTFKAAGDKPKPNAGGEPQPDAGGKPNVGGIPKRAVIKAEDVNAVPNAQPQPNFPIGDNPGAWALVSNDAGVSAMHLNVLPNNKAIMYDASDFHISNIKLPNNECLPWKNNKGDAGNDCFAHAVEYDLDKNTVRPLKTQFDAWCSSGGILPDGRFISTGGWVNGYRSARYITACNDGKCDFKEYQNAFAENRWYATQITLADGRVIVVGGRKAYSIEYVPPEGQENKQSIFLPFLDETTDMDENNLYPFVHQSTDGNVFIFANDRSVLLNPKTNKVIKEFPKLDGGSRNYPASGMSALLPIELNEQNPPVIPVDVLVCGGNKRDAFKMSAQKPPVFIPALDDCGRLRITDPNPVWEKEVMPSRRVMGDMLNLPTGELLMINGAMAGASAWWQAEEPNFTPVMYNPKLPNGQRFVKMAPTTIARMYHSTSAVLPNGKILVAGSNTNPGYDFKAKYPTEVRVETFTPPYMDKALDIHRPEINAQASDNKLKYGAPFGVQFKLNEQDKPTKADIKVTVYAVPFTTHGYSMNQRLVVLANTELKAEGAGLYRVTALAPPTGAVAPPGSYLLNVVHRGVPSTGMWVTINQ